Proteins found in one Corynebacterium sanguinis genomic segment:
- a CDS encoding D-arabinono-1,4-lactone oxidase has product MSRTLKNGKFRNWAGSVTTHPDRVHYPATIDEVAAIVSSLPAGRSIRPVGGGHSFTPVAAGEQDMMSLDNLSGVVKVDRARKRVRFLAGTRLHHVPQLLAPFGLALANQGDIDTQSIAGAISTSTHGTGIGYTGFAGTVTALSLIDASGNLHSFAFDDDPDALRLVTVSLGALGIIVEVEMQCVDSFDLLAVEGAEDFTEVLDTWEERTRAVDHYEAFWFPHTDRAMVKSNTSLEPTAPAPDGEPRPRTWLTRAFEEEVIGNGVFAASLAFTRRVPAAIPRLNAISVAAMGATTYRSRAHEVFASPRRVRFHEMEFAVPLADGPGIVRELQREIDDRGWLIPFPFELRSTAADEVALSSSTGRESMYIAIHVPKAMNPANYFPRFEEILRAAGGRPHWGKMHTMGRADFSEIYPRFDEFCALREAMDPNWVFGSAHLRHLFG; this is encoded by the coding sequence ATGAGCCGAACACTAAAGAATGGGAAGTTCCGAAACTGGGCTGGGTCGGTGACCACGCACCCCGATCGCGTCCACTACCCCGCCACGATCGATGAGGTCGCGGCCATCGTAAGCAGCCTGCCCGCGGGCCGCAGCATCCGGCCCGTCGGCGGCGGCCACTCCTTTACCCCCGTCGCCGCCGGCGAGCAGGACATGATGAGCCTGGACAACCTCTCCGGCGTCGTGAAAGTCGACCGCGCCCGCAAGCGCGTGCGCTTCCTCGCCGGCACCCGCCTGCACCACGTCCCGCAGCTCCTCGCCCCCTTCGGCCTCGCACTGGCCAACCAGGGAGACATCGACACCCAATCGATCGCGGGCGCGATCTCCACCTCGACCCACGGCACCGGCATCGGTTACACAGGTTTCGCCGGCACGGTCACCGCATTATCGCTTATCGACGCCTCAGGCAACCTCCACTCCTTTGCCTTCGACGACGACCCCGATGCGCTTCGCCTGGTCACGGTGTCGCTGGGCGCGCTCGGCATAATCGTGGAGGTGGAGATGCAGTGCGTGGACTCCTTTGACCTGCTCGCCGTCGAGGGCGCCGAGGACTTCACCGAGGTCCTCGACACCTGGGAGGAGCGCACCCGCGCCGTCGACCACTACGAGGCCTTCTGGTTCCCGCACACCGACCGCGCGATGGTCAAGAGCAACACCAGCCTCGAGCCAACGGCCCCCGCACCGGACGGTGAGCCCCGCCCGCGCACCTGGCTGACCCGCGCCTTTGAGGAGGAGGTCATCGGCAACGGCGTGTTCGCCGCCTCGCTGGCGTTCACCCGCCGCGTGCCCGCGGCCATCCCGCGGCTCAACGCGATCTCCGTCGCCGCGATGGGCGCGACCACCTACCGCTCGCGCGCCCACGAGGTTTTCGCCTCGCCGCGGCGCGTGCGCTTCCACGAGATGGAGTTCGCCGTGCCGCTTGCCGACGGCCCCGGGATCGTGCGCGAGCTGCAACGAGAAATCGATGACCGCGGCTGGCTGATCCCCTTCCCCTTCGAGCTGCGCTCCACCGCCGCCGACGAGGTCGCCCTGTCGAGCTCGACGGGCCGGGAGTCGATGTACATCGCGATCCACGTGCCCAAGGCGATGAACCCGGCGAACTATTTCCCGCGCTTCGAGGAGATCCTGCGCGCCGCCGGCGGGCGCCCGCACTGGGGCAAGATGCACACGATGGGGCGGGCGGACTTCTCCGAGATCTACCCGCGCTTCGATGAGTTCTGCGCCCTGCGCGAAGCGATGGACCCGAACTGGGTGTTTGGCTCCGCGCACCTGCGCCACCTCTTCGGCTAG
- a CDS encoding alanine racemase, whose translation MPTASTSPASHLIELLPRLISSGEIAAPCAVVDTRAFDHNAARMRERAAGLPIRVASKSLRSVAALRRALNHEGYRGILAYTLPEAINLVREGFTDIVVAYPSVHTAALAQLAADEALRREITIMVDSVDHLDLAVAAAAGAGPVRVCMDIDCTLRVPGIPGFALGPRRSPIRTPEQARDLAAEVLHRPALRLVGVMGYEGQVASVADAESGAAGAVKRLLRTTSMAQLVPRRADCVAAVRELADLEFVNGGGTGSLDVSAVDDSLTELAAGSGFYTPVIFDNFSDIDHVPAAFFVCQVSRLPAPGWATVNSGGWIASGPPGADRVPVPVYPPGLGYSATEGAGEVQTPLHGSAARELRIGDPVWFRHAKAGEMTEHVDRMIAVDADGTHHEWDTYRRQGWTLR comes from the coding sequence ATGCCAACCGCATCGACGAGCCCCGCTTCTCACCTCATCGAGCTTCTACCGCGCCTGATCAGCTCCGGCGAGATAGCCGCCCCCTGCGCGGTGGTCGACACCCGCGCGTTCGACCACAACGCCGCGCGGATGCGCGAGCGCGCCGCCGGCCTGCCGATTCGCGTCGCCTCGAAGTCGCTGCGCAGCGTCGCCGCGTTACGACGAGCCCTGAACCACGAAGGCTACCGCGGCATCCTCGCCTACACCCTGCCCGAGGCAATCAACCTCGTGCGCGAAGGTTTCACAGACATTGTCGTCGCCTACCCCAGCGTGCACACCGCGGCGCTGGCGCAGCTCGCCGCCGATGAGGCGCTGCGCCGCGAGATCACCATCATGGTCGACTCCGTCGACCACCTCGACCTCGCGGTGGCTGCCGCCGCCGGCGCCGGGCCCGTGCGCGTGTGCATGGACATCGACTGCACCCTGCGCGTCCCCGGCATCCCCGGCTTCGCGCTTGGCCCGCGCCGCTCCCCGATCCGCACCCCCGAGCAGGCCCGCGACCTCGCCGCCGAGGTGCTGCACCGGCCCGCCCTCAGACTCGTAGGCGTGATGGGGTACGAAGGCCAGGTCGCCTCCGTCGCCGACGCCGAATCGGGTGCGGCCGGCGCGGTCAAGCGCCTGCTCCGCACCACCTCGATGGCGCAGCTCGTGCCGCGGCGCGCGGACTGCGTCGCCGCCGTGCGCGAGCTCGCCGACTTAGAGTTCGTCAACGGCGGGGGCACCGGCTCGCTCGATGTCAGTGCCGTCGACGACTCGCTGACGGAGCTCGCTGCCGGCTCCGGGTTTTACACCCCGGTTATTTTCGACAACTTCTCCGACATCGACCACGTCCCGGCGGCGTTTTTCGTCTGCCAGGTCTCTCGCCTGCCCGCGCCGGGCTGGGCCACCGTCAATTCCGGCGGCTGGATCGCCTCCGGCCCGCCCGGCGCCGACCGGGTGCCCGTGCCCGTCTACCCGCCGGGGCTGGGCTACTCCGCTACCGAGGGCGCGGGCGAGGTGCAGACCCCGCTGCACGGCAGCGCGGCGCGCGAGCTGCGCATCGGCGATCCGGTCTGGTTCCGCCACGCGAAGGCCGGCGAGATGACAGAGCACGTCGACCGCATGATCGCGGTTGATGCGGATGGCACCCACCACGAGTGGGACACCTACAGAAGACAAGGATGGACCCTGCGATGA
- a CDS encoding globin, producing the protein MDISRPGLHSDKTLYELLGEDFFRRLVHGFYTRVKSDDLIGPMYPDDDWDGAEDRLRWFLVQYWGGPHTFNERRGRPMLRKRHFPFPIGQAEAERWLELMEGSLNEFGPDELSDEHREMLWNHMQRVAYMMINR; encoded by the coding sequence ATGGACATTTCCCGTCCGGGTCTACACAGCGATAAAACGCTCTACGAGCTTTTGGGCGAGGACTTCTTCCGCAGACTCGTCCATGGCTTCTACACCCGCGTCAAAAGCGACGACCTCATCGGCCCGATGTACCCCGACGACGACTGGGACGGCGCCGAGGACCGCCTGCGCTGGTTCCTCGTGCAGTACTGGGGCGGGCCGCACACATTCAACGAGCGGCGCGGGCGCCCCATGCTGCGCAAGCGCCACTTCCCCTTCCCCATCGGCCAGGCGGAGGCCGAGCGCTGGCTCGAGCTAATGGAAGGCAGCCTCAACGAGTTCGGCCCAGATGAGCTGAGTGACGAGCACCGCGAGATGCTGTGGAACCACATGCAGCGCGTCGCGTACATGATGATTAACCGCTAG